In Rattus norvegicus strain BN/NHsdMcwi chromosome 1, GRCr8, whole genome shotgun sequence, a genomic segment contains:
- the Tcirg1 gene encoding V-type proton ATPase 116 kDa subunit a 3 isoform X2: MAAVHTEGPTTERTPLLSATPGPHADLKVNFVAGAVEPCKAAALERLLWRACRGFLIASFKETEGQLEDPVTGEPATWMTFVISYWGEQIGQKVRKITDCFHCHVFPYLEQEEARLRTLQQLQQQSQELQEVLGETERFLSQVLGRVQQLLPPGQVQIRKMKAVYLTLNQCSVNTTHKCLIAEVWCATRDLPTVQQALQSGSSEEGVSAVAHRIPCQDMPPTLIRTNRFTSSFQGIVDAYGVGRYREVNPAPYTIITFPFLFAVMFGDVGHGLLMFLFALAMVLTENQPAVKTTQNEIWQTFFGGRYLLLLMGLFSIYTGFIYNECFSRATTIFPSGWSVAAMANQSGWSDEYLSQHPMLTLNPNITGVFLGPYPFGIDPIWSLATNHLSFLNSFKMKMSVILGVTHMAFGVFLSIFNHVHFGQAHRLLLETVPELIFLLGLFGYLVFLIVYKWLYVSAASASSAPSILIHFINMFLFSQNPTNRLLFHGQVVVQYALVVLALATVPILLLGTPLYLLRQHHRRNTQRRPTAGRQDEDSDKLLASPDASTLENSWSPDEEKAGSSGDEEAEFVPSEIFMHQAIHTIEFCLGCISNTASYLRLWALSLAHAQLSEVLWAMVMRIGLGMGREIGVASVVLVPVFAAFAVLTVAILLVMEGLSAFLHALRLHWVEFQNKFYSGTGYKLSPFAFTVDSD; this comes from the exons ATGGCAGCTGTCCATACGGAGGGACCCACCACTGAGAGAACACCCCTGCTTTCAGCCACCCCAGGGCCACATGCAGACCTGAAGGTCAA TTTTGTGGCAGGTGCTGTGGAGCCTTGCAAGGCTGCAGCCCTGGAGCGCCTGCTTTGGAGAGCTTGCCGCGGCTTCCTCATTGCCAGCTTTAAGGAGACTGAGGGGCAGCTGGAGGACCCGGTGACG GGTGAGCCTGCAACTTGGATGACCTTTGTCATCTCCTACTGGGGTGAGCAGATCGGACAGAAGGTTCGGAAGATCACAGACTG CTTTCACTGTCATGTCTTCCCGTACCTGGAGCAGGAGGAAGCCCGGCTCAGGACcttgcagcagctgcagcagcagagcCAGGAGCTTCAGGAG GTCCTGGGGGAGACAGAACGGTTCCTGAGCCAGGTGTTGGGCCGGGTGCAGCAGCTGCTGCCCCCAGGGCAGGTGCAGATCCGGAAGATGAAGGCCGTGTACCTGACCCTCAACCAGTGCAGTGTGAACACCACACACAAGTGCCTCATTGCGGAGGTCTGGTGTGCCACGAGGGACCTTCCCACTGTACAGCAGGCGCTGCAGAGCGGCTCG AGTGAGGAAGGAGTGAGTGCTGTGGCTCACCGTATCCCTTGCCAGGACATGCCTCCAACTCTCATCAGGACCAACCGCTTCACCTCCAGCTTCCAGGGCATTGTGGATGCCTATGGTGTGGGCCGATACAGGGAAGTCAACCCTG CTCCCTACACCATCATCACATTCCCCTTCCTCTTTGCTGTGATGTTTGGCGATGTGGGCCACGGACTGCTCATGTTTCTCTTCGCCCTGGCTATGGTCCTCACTGAGAACCAACCAGCTGTAAAGACCACGCAAAATGAG ATCTGGCAGACCTTCTTTGGGGGTCGCTACCTACTCCTGCTCATGGGTCTGTTCTCCATCTACACGGGCTTCATCTACAACGAGTGCTTCAGCCGAGCCACCACTATTTTCCCCTCAGGCTGGAGTGTGGCTGCCATGGCCAACCAGTCAGGCTGGAG TGACGAGTATCTGTCCCAGCACCCCATGCTTACCCTGAACCCTAACATCACTGGTGTCTTCCTCGGACCTTATCCCTTCGGCATTGACCCG ATCTGGAGCCTGGCCACCAACCACCTGAGCTTCCTCAACTCCTTCAAGATGAAGATGTCTGTCATCCTTGGGGTCACACACATGGCCTTTGGGGTGTTCCTCAGCATCTTCAACCATGT GCACTTTGGCCAGGCCCACCGGCTACTGCTGGAGACCGTGCCTGAGCTCATCTTCCTGTTGGGCCTCTTTGGCTACCTTGTTTTCCTCATTGTCTACAAGTGGCTCTACGTCTCAGCTGCCAGCGCCTCCTCGGCCCCCAGTATCCTCATTCACTTCATCAATATGTTCCTCTTCTCCCAAAACCCCACCAATCGGCTGCTCTTCCACGGGCAG GTAGTGGTACAGTATGCGCTGGTGGTCCTGGCTTTGGCCACAGTTCCTATCCTGCTGCTGGGCACACCCTTGTACCTTCTGCGCCAGCACCACCGAAGAAACACTCAGAGAAGGCCTACAGCAGGCAGACAg GATGAGGACAGTGACAAGCTTCTGGCCTCCCCGGATGCTTCCACCTTGGAGAACAGCTGGAGCCCTGATGAGGAGAAGGCTGGGAGCTCAGGAGATGAAGAAGCTGAG TTTGTCCCTTCGGAGATCTTCATGCACCAAGCCATCCACACCATTGAGTTCTGCCTGGGCTGCATCTCCAACACAGCCTCCTACTTGCGTCTCTGGGCCCTGAGCCTGGCTCATGCTC AGCTGTCTGAGGTCCTGTGGGCCATGGTGATGCGCATAGGCCTAGGCATGGGCCGAGAGATTGGTGTGGCATCTGTGGTGCTGGTCCCTGTGTTTGCTGCCTTTGCTGTGTTGACTGTGGCCATCTTGCTAGTGATGGAGgggctctcagccttcctacaTGCCCTGCGGTTGCACTG GGTGGAGTTCCAGAACAAGTTCTATTCAGGGACCGGCTACAAGCTCAGCCCCTTCGCCTTCACTGTGGACAGTGACTAG
- the Tcirg1 gene encoding V-type proton ATPase 116 kDa subunit a 3 isoform X1, which translates to MGSMFRSEEVALVQLLLPTASAYNCVSQLGELGLVEFRDLNESVSAFQRRFVVEVRRCEELEKTFTFLREEVQRAGLTLTPPEGTLPAPPPRDLLRIQEETDRLAQELRDVRGNQQALRAQLHQLQLHSAVLGQSHAPPMAAVHTEGPTTERTPLLSATPGPHADLKVNFVAGAVEPCKAAALERLLWRACRGFLIASFKETEGQLEDPVTGEPATWMTFVISYWGEQIGQKVRKITDCFHCHVFPYLEQEEARLRTLQQLQQQSQELQEVLGETERFLSQVLGRVQQLLPPGQVQIRKMKAVYLTLNQCSVNTTHKCLIAEVWCATRDLPTVQQALQSGSSEEGVSAVAHRIPCQDMPPTLIRTNRFTSSFQGIVDAYGVGRYREVNPAPYTIITFPFLFAVMFGDVGHGLLMFLFALAMVLTENQPAVKTTQNEIWQTFFGGRYLLLLMGLFSIYTGFIYNECFSRATTIFPSGWSVAAMANQSGWSDEYLSQHPMLTLNPNITGVFLGPYPFGIDPIWSLATNHLSFLNSFKMKMSVILGVTHMAFGVFLSIFNHVHFGQAHRLLLETVPELIFLLGLFGYLVFLIVYKWLYVSAASASSAPSILIHFINMFLFSQNPTNRLLFHGQVVVQYALVVLALATVPILLLGTPLYLLRQHHRRNTQRRPTAGRQDEDSDKLLASPDASTLENSWSPDEEKAGSSGDEEAEFVPSEIFMHQAIHTIEFCLGCISNTASYLRLWALSLAHAQLSEVLWAMVMRIGLGMGREIGVASVVLVPVFAAFAVLTVAILLVMEGLSAFLHALRLHWVEFQNKFYSGTGYKLSPFAFTVDSD; encoded by the exons ATGGGCTCCATGTTCCGGAGTGAAGAGGTGGCCTTGGTCCAGCTCCTGTTGCCCACAGCATCTGCCTACAACTGTGTGAGCCAGCTGGGTGAGCTGGGCCTCGTGGAGTTTAGAGAC CTCAACGAATCGGTGAGTGCCTTCCAGAGACGCTTCGTGGTAGAGGTCCGGCGCTGCGAGGAGCTGGAGAAGACCTTCA CCTTCTTGCGGGAAGAAGTGCAGCGGGCAGGCCTGACACTGACCCCACCCGAGGGGACACTGCCAGCACCACCTCCCCGAGACCTGCTGCGCATCCAGGAGGAAACGGACCGCTTGGCCCAGGAGCTTCGGGATGTTCGAGGCAACCAACAGGCACTTCGGGCCCAGCTGCACCAGCTACAGCTCCACTCAGCCGTGCTGGGCCAGAGCCACGCCCCTCCG ATGGCAGCTGTCCATACGGAGGGACCCACCACTGAGAGAACACCCCTGCTTTCAGCCACCCCAGGGCCACATGCAGACCTGAAGGTCAA TTTTGTGGCAGGTGCTGTGGAGCCTTGCAAGGCTGCAGCCCTGGAGCGCCTGCTTTGGAGAGCTTGCCGCGGCTTCCTCATTGCCAGCTTTAAGGAGACTGAGGGGCAGCTGGAGGACCCGGTGACG GGTGAGCCTGCAACTTGGATGACCTTTGTCATCTCCTACTGGGGTGAGCAGATCGGACAGAAGGTTCGGAAGATCACAGACTG CTTTCACTGTCATGTCTTCCCGTACCTGGAGCAGGAGGAAGCCCGGCTCAGGACcttgcagcagctgcagcagcagagcCAGGAGCTTCAGGAG GTCCTGGGGGAGACAGAACGGTTCCTGAGCCAGGTGTTGGGCCGGGTGCAGCAGCTGCTGCCCCCAGGGCAGGTGCAGATCCGGAAGATGAAGGCCGTGTACCTGACCCTCAACCAGTGCAGTGTGAACACCACACACAAGTGCCTCATTGCGGAGGTCTGGTGTGCCACGAGGGACCTTCCCACTGTACAGCAGGCGCTGCAGAGCGGCTCG AGTGAGGAAGGAGTGAGTGCTGTGGCTCACCGTATCCCTTGCCAGGACATGCCTCCAACTCTCATCAGGACCAACCGCTTCACCTCCAGCTTCCAGGGCATTGTGGATGCCTATGGTGTGGGCCGATACAGGGAAGTCAACCCTG CTCCCTACACCATCATCACATTCCCCTTCCTCTTTGCTGTGATGTTTGGCGATGTGGGCCACGGACTGCTCATGTTTCTCTTCGCCCTGGCTATGGTCCTCACTGAGAACCAACCAGCTGTAAAGACCACGCAAAATGAG ATCTGGCAGACCTTCTTTGGGGGTCGCTACCTACTCCTGCTCATGGGTCTGTTCTCCATCTACACGGGCTTCATCTACAACGAGTGCTTCAGCCGAGCCACCACTATTTTCCCCTCAGGCTGGAGTGTGGCTGCCATGGCCAACCAGTCAGGCTGGAG TGACGAGTATCTGTCCCAGCACCCCATGCTTACCCTGAACCCTAACATCACTGGTGTCTTCCTCGGACCTTATCCCTTCGGCATTGACCCG ATCTGGAGCCTGGCCACCAACCACCTGAGCTTCCTCAACTCCTTCAAGATGAAGATGTCTGTCATCCTTGGGGTCACACACATGGCCTTTGGGGTGTTCCTCAGCATCTTCAACCATGT GCACTTTGGCCAGGCCCACCGGCTACTGCTGGAGACCGTGCCTGAGCTCATCTTCCTGTTGGGCCTCTTTGGCTACCTTGTTTTCCTCATTGTCTACAAGTGGCTCTACGTCTCAGCTGCCAGCGCCTCCTCGGCCCCCAGTATCCTCATTCACTTCATCAATATGTTCCTCTTCTCCCAAAACCCCACCAATCGGCTGCTCTTCCACGGGCAG GTAGTGGTACAGTATGCGCTGGTGGTCCTGGCTTTGGCCACAGTTCCTATCCTGCTGCTGGGCACACCCTTGTACCTTCTGCGCCAGCACCACCGAAGAAACACTCAGAGAAGGCCTACAGCAGGCAGACAg GATGAGGACAGTGACAAGCTTCTGGCCTCCCCGGATGCTTCCACCTTGGAGAACAGCTGGAGCCCTGATGAGGAGAAGGCTGGGAGCTCAGGAGATGAAGAAGCTGAG TTTGTCCCTTCGGAGATCTTCATGCACCAAGCCATCCACACCATTGAGTTCTGCCTGGGCTGCATCTCCAACACAGCCTCCTACTTGCGTCTCTGGGCCCTGAGCCTGGCTCATGCTC AGCTGTCTGAGGTCCTGTGGGCCATGGTGATGCGCATAGGCCTAGGCATGGGCCGAGAGATTGGTGTGGCATCTGTGGTGCTGGTCCCTGTGTTTGCTGCCTTTGCTGTGTTGACTGTGGCCATCTTGCTAGTGATGGAGgggctctcagccttcctacaTGCCCTGCGGTTGCACTG GGTGGAGTTCCAGAACAAGTTCTATTCAGGGACCGGCTACAAGCTCAGCCCCTTCGCCTTCACTGTGGACAGTGACTAG
- the Tcirg1 gene encoding V-type proton ATPase 116 kDa subunit a 3 isoform X3 encodes MGSMFRSEEVALVQLLLPTASAYNCVSQLGELGLVEFRDLNESVSAFQRRFVVEVRRCEELEKTFTFLREEVQRAGLTLTPPEGTLPAPPPRDLLRIQEETDRLAQELRDVRGNQQALRAQLHQLQLHSAVLGQSHAPPMAAVHTEGPTTERTPLLSATPGPHADLKVNFVAGAVEPCKAAALERLLWRACRGFLIASFKETEGQLEDPVTGEPATWMTFVISYWGEQIGQKVRKITDCFHCHVFPYLEQEEARLRTLQQLQQQSQELQEVLGETERFLSQVLGRVQQLLPPGQVQIRKMKAVYLTLNQCSVNTTHKCLIAEVWCATRDLPTVQQALQSGSSEEGVSAVAHRIPCQDMPPTLIRTNRFTSSFQGIVDAYGVGRYREVNPAPYTIITFPFLFAVMFGDVGHGLLMFLFALAMVLTENQPAVKTTQNEIWQTFFGGRYLLLLMGLFSIYTGFIYNECFSRATTIFPSGWSVAAMANQSGWSDEYLSQHPMLTLNPNITGVFLGPYPFGIDPIWSLATNHLSFLNSFKMKMSVILGVTHMAFGVFLSIFNHV; translated from the exons ATGGGCTCCATGTTCCGGAGTGAAGAGGTGGCCTTGGTCCAGCTCCTGTTGCCCACAGCATCTGCCTACAACTGTGTGAGCCAGCTGGGTGAGCTGGGCCTCGTGGAGTTTAGAGAC CTCAACGAATCGGTGAGTGCCTTCCAGAGACGCTTCGTGGTAGAGGTCCGGCGCTGCGAGGAGCTGGAGAAGACCTTCA CCTTCTTGCGGGAAGAAGTGCAGCGGGCAGGCCTGACACTGACCCCACCCGAGGGGACACTGCCAGCACCACCTCCCCGAGACCTGCTGCGCATCCAGGAGGAAACGGACCGCTTGGCCCAGGAGCTTCGGGATGTTCGAGGCAACCAACAGGCACTTCGGGCCCAGCTGCACCAGCTACAGCTCCACTCAGCCGTGCTGGGCCAGAGCCACGCCCCTCCG ATGGCAGCTGTCCATACGGAGGGACCCACCACTGAGAGAACACCCCTGCTTTCAGCCACCCCAGGGCCACATGCAGACCTGAAGGTCAA TTTTGTGGCAGGTGCTGTGGAGCCTTGCAAGGCTGCAGCCCTGGAGCGCCTGCTTTGGAGAGCTTGCCGCGGCTTCCTCATTGCCAGCTTTAAGGAGACTGAGGGGCAGCTGGAGGACCCGGTGACG GGTGAGCCTGCAACTTGGATGACCTTTGTCATCTCCTACTGGGGTGAGCAGATCGGACAGAAGGTTCGGAAGATCACAGACTG CTTTCACTGTCATGTCTTCCCGTACCTGGAGCAGGAGGAAGCCCGGCTCAGGACcttgcagcagctgcagcagcagagcCAGGAGCTTCAGGAG GTCCTGGGGGAGACAGAACGGTTCCTGAGCCAGGTGTTGGGCCGGGTGCAGCAGCTGCTGCCCCCAGGGCAGGTGCAGATCCGGAAGATGAAGGCCGTGTACCTGACCCTCAACCAGTGCAGTGTGAACACCACACACAAGTGCCTCATTGCGGAGGTCTGGTGTGCCACGAGGGACCTTCCCACTGTACAGCAGGCGCTGCAGAGCGGCTCG AGTGAGGAAGGAGTGAGTGCTGTGGCTCACCGTATCCCTTGCCAGGACATGCCTCCAACTCTCATCAGGACCAACCGCTTCACCTCCAGCTTCCAGGGCATTGTGGATGCCTATGGTGTGGGCCGATACAGGGAAGTCAACCCTG CTCCCTACACCATCATCACATTCCCCTTCCTCTTTGCTGTGATGTTTGGCGATGTGGGCCACGGACTGCTCATGTTTCTCTTCGCCCTGGCTATGGTCCTCACTGAGAACCAACCAGCTGTAAAGACCACGCAAAATGAG ATCTGGCAGACCTTCTTTGGGGGTCGCTACCTACTCCTGCTCATGGGTCTGTTCTCCATCTACACGGGCTTCATCTACAACGAGTGCTTCAGCCGAGCCACCACTATTTTCCCCTCAGGCTGGAGTGTGGCTGCCATGGCCAACCAGTCAGGCTGGAG TGACGAGTATCTGTCCCAGCACCCCATGCTTACCCTGAACCCTAACATCACTGGTGTCTTCCTCGGACCTTATCCCTTCGGCATTGACCCG ATCTGGAGCCTGGCCACCAACCACCTGAGCTTCCTCAACTCCTTCAAGATGAAGATGTCTGTCATCCTTGGGGTCACACACATGGCCTTTGGGGTGTTCCTCAGCATCTTCAACCATGT GTAG
- the Ndufs8 gene encoding NADH dehydrogenase [ubiquinone] iron-sulfur protein 8, mitochondrial isoform X1, whose translation MYRLSSSVLPRALAQAMRTGHLNGQSLHSSAVAATYKYVNMKAQELDVDMKSATDSAARILMWTELFRGLGMTLSYLFREPATINYPFEKGPLSPRFRGEHALRRYPSGEERCIACKLCEAICPAQAITIEAEPRADGSRRTTRYDIDMTKCIYCGFCQEACPVDAIVEGPNFEFSTETHEELLYNKEKLLNNGDKWEAEIAANIQADYLYR comes from the exons ATGTACCGCCTGAGCTCGTCAGTGCTGCCCCGGGCCTTGGCCCAGGCCATGCGCACAG GACATCTTAATGGCCAAAGCCTTCATAGCAGTGCAGTGGCCGCTACGTACA AGTATGTGAATATGAAGGCACAGGAACTTGATGTGGACATGAAGTCTGCGACTGACAGTGCAGCTCGGATTCTGATGTGGACAGAACTCTTCCGAG GCCTGGGCATGACCCTAAGCTACCTCTTTCGGGAGCCCGCCACCATCAACTACCCCTTTGAGAAGGGCCCACTGAGTCCGCGCTTCCGTGGGGAGCATGCACTGCGCCGCTACCCGTCTGGGGAGGAGCGTTGCATCGCCTGCAAGCTCTGTGAGGCCATCTGTCCTGCACAG GCCATCACCATTGAGGCTGAGCCAAGAGCAGATGGCAGCCGCCGGACTACACGCTATGACATTGACATGACCAAGTGTATCTACTGTGGTTTCTGCCAGGAAGCCTGCCCTGTTGACGCTATCGTGGAG GGCCCCAACTTTGAGTTCTCCACCGAGACGCATGAGGAGTTGCTGTACAACAAGGAGAAGCTACTCAACAATGGTGACAAGTGGGAGGCCGAGATCGCGGCCAACATCCAGGCTGACTACCTGTATCGGTGA